In one Prosthecochloris aestuarii DSM 271 genomic region, the following are encoded:
- a CDS encoding DegQ family serine endoprotease — translation MKRKYTYLFLVLAGVLVGALAFSHIDVTVPVAEKKIAVTSFSNDAAASPGVEHQPIRSLKDLNEAFVQLAESATPSVVTIFTEKTVNRKTISPFDLFGSPFDDFFNVPRDRGGQNGSKEVLRGLGSGVVVSADGYILTNNHVVDNADVIYIRTYENNKVAAKVVGKDPKTDLAVIKADVKGLKPIAIGDSDALRVGEWVIAIGSPLGENLARTVTQGIVSAKGRANVGLADYEDFIQTDAAINPGNSGGPLVNINGELVGINTAIASRTGGFEGIGFAVPSNMAKKVMQSLISNGKVTRGWLGVTIQDVDENIAKGLQLDPPEGVLVGTVVDDGPAASAGVKTGDVIIAIDGKKVTDTIELRNGIAETPPGTTVKLRVWRNGQVKLLSVRLSELPGKEEVAVEEKAEITDLLGFSVSELTSELASRYRLSRDKGAVLVTGIDPSSKAYRAGLRQGDLILSVNKKNVSTYKEFLAVAGSVKKGDLLFLLIERQGSKVYFAFNI, via the coding sequence ATGAAAAGAAAATATACCTACTTGTTTCTTGTGCTCGCCGGTGTGCTGGTTGGCGCGCTTGCTTTTTCTCATATTGATGTCACTGTACCGGTTGCCGAGAAAAAGATCGCGGTCACGAGTTTTTCGAATGATGCTGCTGCGTCGCCGGGGGTCGAGCATCAGCCTATCCGTTCGCTGAAGGACCTGAACGAAGCATTTGTCCAGTTGGCTGAGTCTGCGACACCTTCCGTTGTGACGATTTTTACCGAAAAGACGGTCAACAGAAAAACCATTTCTCCGTTTGATCTTTTCGGCAGTCCCTTTGACGATTTTTTCAATGTTCCACGTGACAGGGGAGGGCAGAATGGATCCAAGGAGGTGCTCAGAGGACTCGGCTCAGGGGTGGTCGTCAGTGCGGATGGTTATATCCTTACCAACAACCATGTTGTCGATAATGCCGATGTGATCTACATTCGTACGTATGAAAATAATAAAGTGGCGGCCAAAGTGGTCGGCAAGGACCCGAAGACAGATCTGGCGGTTATCAAGGCTGACGTCAAAGGATTGAAGCCTATCGCTATCGGCGACAGTGACGCACTGAGGGTTGGTGAGTGGGTGATCGCTATTGGCAGTCCGCTCGGAGAGAACCTTGCCCGCACAGTAACGCAGGGTATTGTCAGCGCTAAAGGCCGCGCCAATGTCGGACTTGCTGATTATGAAGATTTTATTCAGACAGACGCTGCCATCAATCCCGGCAATTCCGGTGGTCCCCTGGTCAATATCAACGGTGAACTTGTCGGGATCAACACTGCTATTGCAAGTCGGACAGGTGGTTTTGAAGGGATCGGCTTTGCTGTTCCTTCGAATATGGCAAAAAAAGTGATGCAGTCGCTCATCAGCAACGGCAAGGTTACAAGAGGATGGCTGGGCGTCACCATTCAGGATGTCGATGAAAATATCGCCAAGGGGCTGCAGCTTGATCCGCCAGAGGGTGTTCTTGTCGGAACGGTTGTTGACGATGGTCCTGCTGCATCGGCAGGGGTGAAGACGGGAGATGTGATCATTGCCATCGATGGTAAAAAAGTGACCGATACCATTGAACTTCGTAACGGCATTGCAGAGACACCTCCGGGGACGACTGTAAAACTCAGGGTGTGGCGAAACGGGCAGGTAAAGCTCTTGAGCGTGCGGTTGAGCGAGCTTCCCGGAAAGGAGGAGGTTGCTGTCGAAGAGAAGGCTGAAATCACTGATCTCCTGGGTTTCAGTGTTTCGGAACTGACCTCCGAGCTGGCTTCACGATACAGGCTGAGTCGGGATAAGGGTGCTGTTCTTGTGACCGGTATCGATCCATCGAGCAAGGCGTATCGAGCTGGTTTGCGACAGGGAGATCTCATTCTTTCCGTCAACAAGAAAAACGTAAGCACCTACAAGGAGTTTCTTGCGGTGGCCGGCTCAGTGAAAAAAGGCGATCTCCTCTTTCTCTTGATCGAACGTCAGGGCAGCAAAGTGTATTTTGCCTTTAACATTTAA
- the trpE gene encoding anthranilate synthase component I — MSISRQSETFTLHPLISAVHADTETPVSVYLKLREPYSCLLESVEGEEQLARFSIIAIDPVAVLKGTVNGDVSIDIRDKRFERLAAIPGESSGLRDAVDRCLALFKSSEFTPDGPGASRMITSGAFGYFAYDTMHLVERIPSAQLPDPADLPDVCLLLCDKLVVFDNVKRKVFIIVNYLDEADRPRAEKTMADIRARMFNPLSARELMLVPEKPEPIVSNTEREAYLEKIRVAKEYIMQGDIFQVQVSQRLKRHLNSRPFDVYRMLRTINPSPYLYYFDMEEFMIVGSSPELLVKVADDHDGRRIVDTRPIAGTRPRGATWEEDQRIEKELLRDEKELAEHLMLIDLSRNDIGRIAKIGTVETNEMMIIERYSHVMHIVSNVRGELRDELTPMDAFWACFPAGTLTGAPKVRAMEIIYELEQEKRGLYGGAVGFIDFCGQLETAIAIRTMVVRDDTVYFQAAGGVVADSLAENEFDETMNKMRAGLRTLEALEHVSND; from the coding sequence ATGTCGATATCAAGACAGAGCGAAACCTTTACGCTTCATCCTCTTATCAGCGCTGTCCATGCTGATACCGAAACCCCTGTTTCAGTCTATCTCAAGCTTCGTGAACCCTATTCCTGCCTTCTTGAGTCGGTTGAAGGAGAGGAGCAGCTTGCCCGTTTTTCTATTATTGCGATCGATCCTGTCGCTGTTCTTAAAGGGACGGTCAATGGGGATGTTTCTATAGACATCCGCGATAAGCGGTTTGAACGCCTGGCAGCGATTCCCGGTGAGTCGTCCGGTTTGCGCGATGCTGTCGACCGTTGTCTCGCTCTTTTTAAAAGCAGCGAATTTACGCCTGACGGTCCTGGCGCATCACGGATGATTACATCCGGAGCATTCGGTTATTTTGCCTACGACACCATGCATCTGGTAGAACGGATTCCTTCTGCCCAACTGCCCGATCCTGCCGATCTTCCTGACGTATGCCTCCTGTTATGCGATAAACTGGTTGTTTTCGACAATGTCAAGCGCAAGGTGTTTATCATCGTGAATTATCTCGATGAGGCTGATCGTCCGAGGGCTGAAAAAACCATGGCAGATATCAGGGCAAGGATGTTTAATCCCTTATCAGCCCGGGAGCTGATGCTTGTACCCGAAAAGCCTGAGCCGATTGTCTCTAATACCGAGCGGGAAGCCTATCTGGAGAAGATCCGGGTTGCCAAGGAGTACATTATGCAGGGGGATATTTTTCAGGTACAGGTTTCGCAGCGTCTCAAACGCCATCTCAATTCACGCCCGTTTGACGTTTACCGTATGCTGCGAACCATCAATCCTTCTCCATATCTCTATTATTTCGATATGGAGGAGTTCATGATTGTGGGTTCATCTCCTGAACTTCTGGTCAAGGTCGCCGATGATCACGACGGCAGAAGGATCGTCGACACCCGTCCGATCGCAGGAACCCGCCCGAGAGGTGCGACATGGGAAGAAGACCAGCGTATCGAGAAAGAGCTTTTACGTGACGAAAAGGAGCTTGCCGAGCACTTGATGCTGATCGACTTGAGCCGTAACGATATCGGGCGGATAGCTAAAATCGGGACGGTTGAAACCAATGAGATGATGATCATCGAGCGCTATTCGCATGTGATGCATATTGTCAGCAACGTTCGGGGTGAGCTGCGTGACGAATTGACGCCGATGGACGCATTCTGGGCATGCTTTCCTGCCGGAACCCTGACAGGTGCCCCTAAAGTCAGGGCTATGGAAATCATCTATGAACTGGAGCAGGAGAAACGCGGGCTTTATGGTGGAGCGGTCGGATTTATCGATTTCTGCGGGCAGCTTGAGACCGCTATTGCTATTCGTACCATGGTGGTTCGTGACGATACAGTCTATTTCCAGGCGGCCGGTGGTGTGGTTGCCGATTCTCTTGCCGAGAATGAATTCGACGAGACCATGAACAAAATGAGAGCGGGGCTCAGAACGCTCGAAGCGCTCGAGCATGTTTCAAACGATTGA
- the lepB gene encoding signal peptidase I yields MAVKIQKTGKQHSREWFEALMIAAVFAAIIRVFILESYRIPTSSMESTLLAGDFLFVNKFVYGAKVPMTDYRLPAVDTVERGDIIVFKFPKDRSLNYIKRCVALPGDTLAIRERQLFVNNAAVPLPEHAQFLNEMVPAGQPDQQIFPRYSDFNKDNYGPLRIPAQGDVLELNRNTIYLYGSLIADEGHRVSVMGERIMIDGVPATSYSVTQNYYFAMGDNRDNSLDSRYWGFLPEKDMIGQALMVYWSWDPHISLLSPIEKIGSIRWNRMALMVH; encoded by the coding sequence ATGGCTGTAAAAATACAGAAAACAGGAAAGCAGCACTCCCGGGAGTGGTTTGAGGCGTTAATGATTGCGGCTGTTTTTGCTGCGATCATCAGGGTCTTCATTCTGGAGTCATACAGAATTCCAACCAGTTCTATGGAGAGTACTCTTCTTGCCGGGGATTTTCTGTTTGTCAACAAGTTTGTCTATGGTGCGAAAGTGCCTATGACCGATTATCGTCTGCCCGCAGTCGATACGGTTGAGCGCGGTGATATCATTGTTTTCAAATTCCCCAAAGATCGGTCGCTCAACTATATCAAGCGATGTGTAGCTCTTCCCGGTGATACGCTTGCGATTCGTGAACGTCAGCTTTTTGTCAACAATGCCGCAGTTCCTCTGCCCGAACATGCCCAGTTTCTCAATGAGATGGTCCCCGCCGGGCAGCCGGACCAACAGATTTTTCCAAGGTATTCCGATTTCAACAAGGATAACTACGGACCGCTCAGGATTCCCGCTCAAGGCGATGTGCTGGAGCTCAACCGCAATACCATTTACCTCTACGGTTCGCTTATTGCCGATGAGGGACACCGCGTGAGCGTTATGGGAGAGAGGATCATGATTGACGGGGTTCCTGCCACGAGCTATAGCGTGACACAGAACTATTATTTTGCCATGGGTGACAACCGGGATAACAGCCTTGACAGTCGTTACTGGGGCTTTCTGCCTGAAAAAGACATGATTGGTCAGGCATTGATGGTCTACTGGTCATGGGATCCGCATATTTCGCTGCTGAGCCCGATTGAAAAGATCGGCTCTATCCGCTGGAACCGGATGGCCCTGATGGTTCACTGA